In a single window of the Candidatus Latescibacterota bacterium genome:
- a CDS encoding sodium/proline symporter produces MSLLAACIVVLILYVGVLVGIGVWSSRKTATAEDFIIGGRKVGPWVTALSFIAVYFSSVLIIGGGAFGYKFGMGTVWIGAINVLVGCTLCWIVLGRRVRRFTERMGVNTISGFFSKRYNSPEAGVFSALIIFIFLIIYNVSVVKGMAHSFEVLMGLPYWGGVLISGIVIIFYVVLGGYQAVVWTGLIQAWVMIFSLLLLTFRTLNAVGGLSEGMRRLAEIGPGYVNTPGEWGWAGLISFCLVVSLGVWGMPQLLIRFYSIKDAKTFRLGTVIVTVGAAIAVLPYLNGALSRLLIPDLQNADLAIPSLSRIVLSPWGAAILLAGVVAAGMSTFAGVLIIISSSLVRDVYINGMKKVMTGKQEILANRVISGAVGVIALLIALKPPALILVLTGFSWAVIASTNLWPLLLGLYWKGASRAGAFASMLAGTATAIIWTWLGKPFGIHGFITGTAVSLIVIVVVSLVKRASYPEGHIEEIYGD; encoded by the coding sequence ATGAGTCTGCTGGCAGCCTGTATAGTGGTATTGATACTTTATGTCGGAGTCCTGGTCGGAATCGGGGTCTGGAGCAGTCGGAAGACTGCCACGGCGGAAGATTTCATTATCGGCGGGAGGAAGGTCGGGCCATGGGTGACCGCCCTTTCATTCATAGCAGTTTATTTCAGTTCGGTGCTGATCATCGGTGGCGGTGCGTTCGGATACAAGTTCGGAATGGGAACGGTCTGGATAGGCGCGATAAACGTCCTCGTCGGATGCACACTATGCTGGATAGTCCTCGGTCGCCGGGTCAGGCGCTTCACAGAGAGGATGGGCGTCAACACCATCTCCGGCTTCTTTTCGAAAAGATATAATTCGCCCGAGGCCGGAGTATTCTCGGCTCTCATCATCTTTATCTTTCTTATCATCTATAATGTCAGTGTCGTCAAGGGTATGGCTCATTCATTCGAAGTCCTGATGGGGCTTCCCTACTGGGGCGGAGTACTCATCTCAGGGATCGTCATCATCTTCTATGTTGTGCTGGGTGGATACCAGGCGGTCGTCTGGACCGGATTGATCCAGGCCTGGGTGATGATATTCAGCCTTCTCTTACTGACATTTCGGACCCTGAACGCTGTTGGAGGCCTGAGCGAAGGAATGCGAAGACTGGCCGAGATCGGTCCGGGGTATGTAAATACTCCCGGTGAATGGGGATGGGCGGGGTTGATCAGTTTCTGCCTCGTAGTCAGTCTCGGAGTATGGGGTATGCCACAGTTGCTAATCAGGTTCTACTCGATCAAGGACGCGAAGACATTCCGGCTCGGGACCGTGATAGTCACCGTAGGCGCTGCGATCGCTGTTCTTCCATATCTTAACGGCGCACTTTCGAGGTTGCTCATTCCCGACCTTCAGAATGCCGACCTTGCGATTCCCTCTCTGTCCCGGATCGTCCTTTCTCCCTGGGGAGCGGCTATACTTCTTGCCGGGGTAGTGGCGGCCGGGATGTCGACATTCGCAGGGGTCCTCATAATCATATCGAGTTCCCTTGTGCGGGACGTCTATATCAACGGGATGAAGAAGGTGATGACCGGTAAGCAGGAGATCCTTGCAAACAGGGTCATAAGTGGTGCGGTTGGTGTCATAGCCCTCCTGATAGCTCTGAAGCCGCCAGCCCTGATCCTTGTCCTCACCGGATTTTCATGGGCCGTCATCGCTTCGACCAACCTGTGGCCTCTTCTCCTGGGTCTGTACTGGAAGGGAGCCAGCAGGGCCGGAGCCTTCGCATCGATGCTGGCCGGCACGGCTACAGCCATTATCTGGACCTGGCTGGGCAAGCCTTTCGGGATCCACGGGTTTATCACGGGGACAGCCGTATCATTGATAGTCATCGTAGTGGTCAGCCTTGTGAAGAGGGCTTCATACCCTGAGGGCCATATAGAGGAGATATACGGGGACTAG
- a CDS encoding glycosyltransferase family 39 protein, which translates to MRPWKTILIITILAAAAIRVYTALDCDTVPDYSDMATYNRIALGDDAPAVNIETQSATRQRLYDKKAMAKRSARGSTKKKAHATSLETPRVSPPPGYPLFLKTVYGIFGKSNYKAIFLIQALLSTLTVFGIYYVTARVRDRATGIVAAAIAAIYPNFIIYNLTTLTESVSLLFVVLLMAALVHPSSGRKRSVAAALILFAGCAFRPPFLYFWPGIFTGVKKKLLFVTATAIVVLPLMVVGLATGKVSNRAALALYKSYNEKATGVRSYEMRQTKLGSRDLSSGRYLRGAADFIKKNKWETLDIVYNKAAVFVTRGWDSFVMVRLVPENRNVHKIIEYAWLPVMIAGLIGMLRLRDSRNSIIFRMTISYVVFITILAIFKVRYRLMIEPMLIIFAAILITDLFKRNEAETTDGTIAATGSENEA; encoded by the coding sequence ATGCGACCCTGGAAGACCATTCTCATCATAACAATCCTTGCCGCGGCAGCAATACGTGTCTATACGGCGCTTGACTGTGATACAGTCCCCGATTACAGCGATATGGCCACATACAACAGGATCGCCCTCGGAGACGACGCCCCGGCAGTGAATATCGAAACACAGTCAGCGACGAGACAAAGATTATATGACAAGAAAGCAATGGCAAAAAGAAGTGCGCGCGGCTCCACAAAGAAAAAGGCTCACGCCACATCCCTCGAGACTCCGCGGGTATCTCCCCCGCCAGGGTATCCACTTTTCCTGAAGACAGTGTACGGGATTTTTGGCAAGTCGAACTATAAAGCAATCTTCTTAATACAGGCACTTCTCAGCACTCTGACCGTCTTCGGGATCTATTATGTCACAGCTCGCGTCAGGGACAGGGCAACCGGCATAGTCGCCGCCGCGATTGCCGCGATCTATCCGAACTTTATCATCTACAACCTTACCACCCTGACCGAATCTGTCAGCCTGTTGTTCGTCGTTCTGCTGATGGCAGCATTGGTCCATCCCTCCTCCGGGAGGAAAAGATCGGTCGCCGCTGCCCTGATCCTGTTCGCGGGATGCGCGTTCAGGCCTCCGTTCCTGTATTTCTGGCCAGGAATCTTCACAGGAGTAAAGAAGAAACTTCTGTTCGTCACCGCGACAGCAATCGTCGTACTGCCGCTCATGGTCGTCGGACTCGCGACCGGCAAGGTGTCAAACAGAGCAGCGCTCGCTCTGTACAAATCGTACAATGAGAAAGCGACAGGGGTGCGAAGCTACGAGATGCGGCAGACTAAACTCGGAAGCAGGGACCTGTCCAGCGGACGGTATCTCCGCGGAGCAGCGGATTTCATCAAGAAGAACAAGTGGGAAACACTTGATATAGTCTACAACAAGGCAGCTGTTTTCGTGACCCGGGGATGGGATAGCTTCGTCATGGTCAGACTTGTCCCCGAGAACAGGAACGTACACAAGATCATCGAATATGCCTGGCTGCCAGTGATGATCGCGGGACTGATCGGTATGCTGAGACTCAGAGACAGCCGTAACTCTATCATATTCCGAATGACGATCAGCTATGTGGTCTTCATAACTATCCTTGCGATCTTCAAGGTGAGGTACAGATTGATGATCGAACCGATGCTGATCATTTTCGCTGCGATCCTGATTACCGACCTCTTCAAGCGGAATGAAGCAGAGACGACTGACGGAACAATCGCCGCGACCGGATCAGAGAACGAGGCGTAA
- a CDS encoding PDZ domain-containing protein translates to MGKRVLIALTLSFLLVANTVFAADESRLMRRPDIYGDMIVFSYAGDLWTAPTSGGTATRLTTHIGGEAYAKFSPDGKTVAFSASYDGNFDVYTIPAAGGVPKRLTWHPKADMVLDWHPSGKKVLFRSNKDTKTNPGPRYARLYTIDSKGGYPEVLPLFEGQLTSYSPDGKKIAYNRMSREFRTWKRYRGGMEQNIWTYDFKKNKAEKLTEYEGTDAFPMWYGNTIYFISDRDHTMNIFCYDLDTKQIRKITDHDEYDVKWPSLGDDRIIYENAGYLYVLDLKTEKTARLNINVPSEHNLKREAYINAGNLINSFDLSSSGKRAMFGARGDIFTVPAKKGEVRNLTKTPGIRERSPAFSPDGNWVAYFSDRTGEYELYLTKPDGTGKEEQITKIGENYPLGMLWSPDSKHIAFFDQLSWLYCLDVESKKITKIDRNEYGDLRDFSWSADSKWITYSKIGDNNFSSVYLYSLTKDEKFQATSDLYNDYSPSFDPDGKYLYFLTDRTINIRFRNFEMGWEFVSPTTVCVTTLKADTPSPLAPESDEIEVKEDEKEDGDKDKADKEDDKDDEKKDEEEKEDKELEIDIAGLESRAISLPIGSGNFGGLTAISGKVIYGEFPPNAGVISFTDAGANGGALKYFDLKEREEKTIISGINGWAISSSGNKILYAGPGGSFGIIDVAAGKKIGDESISTNLQMKTDPAAEWRQIFYEAWRLERDFFYVENMHGVNWKKIKKRYEVFLPYLTSRGDLNYVLGELQGELNVGHAYIGGGRAPGPRSPLIGGGYLGCDFEIDKKTGLYKFSKIYTGRNWDGRFLAPLAQAGINVAEGDYLLEINGRELVYPTNVHELLENTAGHQIVIKVGKNASDEDAKEYTIEPLRNDTNLRYADWIESNRQKVLKASGGKIGYLHVPDTNVQGLMEFGKYFFPQAGMDGIVVDVRYNSGGWIPNYFINKLGQKMTNTFKRRDRKPMEIPVTAVKGHLACIINGYAGSGGDAFPYYFKQAGLGPLVGMKTWGGLVGYDRGIPLLDGGFISMPSIGFINMDGEWDVERIGVAPDIEVDNRPDLVVDGHDPQLEKAVEYLMEQIKKDPPAKKYPSTPKDPDRS, encoded by the coding sequence ATGGGTAAAAGAGTACTTATCGCTCTGACACTTTCGTTTTTACTCGTTGCAAACACTGTCTTTGCGGCTGACGAAAGCCGTCTGATGCGTCGCCCCGACATTTACGGGGACATGATCGTCTTCTCATATGCAGGAGACCTCTGGACAGCCCCCACCAGCGGAGGGACGGCCACCCGCCTGACTACGCATATCGGTGGAGAGGCATACGCTAAATTCTCGCCTGACGGGAAGACCGTGGCTTTTTCTGCCAGTTACGACGGCAACTTCGATGTATATACTATTCCCGCAGCCGGCGGTGTCCCGAAGCGACTGACCTGGCATCCCAAGGCTGACATGGTCCTCGACTGGCATCCTTCAGGGAAAAAGGTCCTTTTCAGAAGCAACAAGGACACCAAGACCAATCCGGGCCCAAGATACGCCAGGCTCTATACGATAGACTCAAAGGGCGGCTACCCGGAAGTCCTGCCTCTCTTCGAGGGACAGCTTACCAGCTACTCCCCTGACGGCAAGAAGATCGCTTACAACCGGATGTCCCGCGAGTTCCGCACATGGAAACGATACCGTGGCGGTATGGAACAGAATATATGGACATACGACTTTAAAAAGAACAAGGCCGAAAAACTCACCGAATACGAAGGCACAGACGCCTTCCCGATGTGGTACGGAAACACTATTTACTTCATATCGGACCGCGACCACACAATGAATATCTTCTGCTACGACCTTGACACGAAACAGATACGCAAGATCACCGACCACGACGAATACGACGTCAAATGGCCGAGCCTTGGCGACGACCGCATTATTTACGAGAACGCCGGTTATCTATATGTACTCGACCTTAAGACCGAAAAAACGGCCAGGCTCAATATTAACGTCCCCTCCGAACACAACCTGAAGAGGGAAGCCTATATAAACGCTGGGAACCTCATCAACAGTTTCGATCTCTCCTCATCGGGCAAGCGCGCCATGTTCGGCGCCAGGGGTGATATCTTTACGGTTCCGGCCAAAAAAGGAGAAGTACGCAATCTTACAAAGACTCCGGGAATCCGCGAACGCAGCCCCGCGTTTTCACCGGACGGCAATTGGGTCGCCTACTTCTCCGACCGGACCGGAGAATACGAACTCTATCTGACAAAACCTGACGGGACAGGCAAAGAAGAACAGATCACCAAAATCGGAGAGAACTACCCCCTGGGCATGCTCTGGTCTCCTGACAGTAAGCATATAGCCTTCTTCGATCAACTTAGCTGGCTCTACTGCCTCGATGTCGAATCAAAAAAGATCACGAAGATCGACCGGAACGAGTACGGTGACCTGCGAGATTTCTCATGGTCAGCCGACAGCAAGTGGATCACCTACTCGAAGATCGGCGACAACAACTTCTCGTCGGTATATCTCTACAGCCTGACGAAAGACGAGAAGTTCCAGGCTACGAGCGACCTGTACAACGATTATTCACCATCATTCGATCCTGATGGGAAATATCTCTATTTCCTCACCGACCGTACAATCAACATCAGGTTCAGGAATTTCGAAATGGGATGGGAATTCGTCTCACCGACCACGGTCTGCGTCACAACCCTGAAGGCCGACACTCCCTCTCCTCTCGCCCCGGAGAGTGACGAGATCGAAGTGAAGGAAGACGAAAAGGAAGATGGAGACAAAGACAAAGCGGACAAAGAAGACGACAAGGATGACGAGAAAAAAGACGAAGAAGAGAAAGAGGATAAAGAACTCGAAATCGATATCGCAGGGCTCGAATCCCGAGCCATATCCCTTCCGATCGGATCAGGTAATTTCGGTGGCCTTACTGCCATCTCCGGCAAGGTCATCTACGGAGAGTTCCCTCCGAACGCTGGAGTGATCTCCTTTACCGACGCAGGCGCCAACGGTGGAGCACTGAAATACTTCGACCTGAAAGAGCGCGAGGAAAAGACGATTATCTCCGGAATCAACGGATGGGCGATATCTTCCTCGGGAAACAAGATACTCTATGCTGGTCCCGGCGGAAGTTTCGGCATCATAGACGTTGCCGCAGGCAAGAAGATAGGCGACGAAAGTATAAGCACGAATCTTCAGATGAAGACCGATCCGGCTGCCGAATGGCGCCAGATCTTCTATGAAGCCTGGAGACTCGAACGCGACTTCTTCTATGTGGAAAACATGCATGGAGTCAACTGGAAAAAGATCAAAAAACGTTATGAAGTCTTCCTGCCCTACCTTACAAGCAGGGGCGACCTCAACTATGTTCTCGGCGAGCTCCAGGGTGAGCTGAACGTAGGTCACGCCTACATAGGCGGCGGAAGGGCTCCCGGGCCGAGAAGTCCGCTCATTGGCGGTGGATATCTCGGTTGTGACTTCGAGATCGACAAGAAGACAGGGCTCTACAAGTTCTCGAAGATCTATACAGGAAGGAACTGGGACGGCCGGTTCCTGGCACCTCTGGCCCAGGCCGGGATCAATGTGGCAGAGGGCGATTACCTGCTCGAGATCAATGGCAGGGAACTTGTCTACCCGACAAACGTCCACGAGTTGCTTGAGAATACCGCCGGCCACCAGATCGTGATCAAGGTCGGCAAGAACGCATCGGATGAGGACGCGAAAGAATATACTATCGAGCCTCTGCGCAACGACACCAATCTGCGCTACGCTGACTGGATAGAGTCGAACAGGCAGAAGGTCCTCAAGGCAAGCGGCGGAAAGATCGGCTATCTCCACGTACCCGACACCAATGTCCAGGGCCTGATGGAGTTCGGCAAATACTTCTTCCCGCAGGCCGGCATGGACGGGATAGTCGTCGATGTACGCTACAACAGTGGCGGCTGGATACCGAACTATTTCATCAACAAGCTCGGACAGAAGATGACGAACACATTCAAGCGCCGCGATCGCAAACCCATGGAAATTCCCGTGACTGCGGTCAAGGGTCATCTGGCATGTATCATCAATGGATACGCAGGTTCCGGCGGAGATGCCTTCCCCTACTATTTCAAACAGGCGGGCCTCGGTCCCCTCGTTGGAATGAAGACCTGGGGCGGCCTTGTCGGATATGACCGGGGCATCCCGCTACTCGACGGCGGATTTATCTCGATGCCCTCGATCGGATTCATCAACATGGACGGTGAATGGGATGTGGAGAGGATCGGTGTCGCTCCCGACATCGAAGTCGACAACCGGCCCGACCTTGTGGTCGACGGCCACGACCCGCAGCTCGAAAAGGCCGTTGAATATCTGATGGAACAGATAAAGAAGGATCCTCCGGCGAAAAAATATCCTTCGACGCCGAAAGATCCTGACAGAAGTTAG
- a CDS encoding AbgT family transporter: protein MEKFLTWVEKTGNKLPHPFWMFVYMGVLVLVLSLILGLMGVSVVHPVTNETIIAKNLISEHGLQMFVLEMVTNFSHFAPLGLVLVMLMGVSLSLHSGLMETALARMTRVPEFLILPMIVVTGIMGNLGSDAGIVVVPPLAAVAFKKMGKSPLAGIILAYASCTAGFTATLIPRGTDVLMAGFTNSALDDPNMHVGASANLYFMIASVFVLAGVMTWVAKRFTLPVCDVVTEDSVIDNAEPGEKEKKGMKWAMVALALYLVLAFMTVLPENGPLRYDISRIQTVNFEKMPENGEVQKLSGKTAYVLDGETKKFAVVQGDQKLFLADSDLNNKREGAKVRIYLPEGETALSSVCYIEIMPPVMRGPFFKGLVVILFFFFAVPGVVYGVIVGKIKSLSDIPSMMVKSVKGISGLVVLVLVISQFVAFFQWSNLDQLIAISGANLLNKLAFQGPILFIVTILIVMVMNLFLGSSSAKWAMLAPILVPMFLLLKTSVSPALTQLIYRIGDSTTNGISPLYPYFPLALGWVKEYRKDAGIGTLIRLLMPYAIFTGIAWVALLLLWYFLGIPIGPGEPIR, encoded by the coding sequence ATGGAAAAATTTCTTACGTGGGTTGAAAAAACAGGAAACAAATTACCGCATCCTTTCTGGATGTTCGTCTATATGGGTGTCCTGGTCCTGGTCCTGTCACTTATACTGGGGCTAATGGGTGTCTCTGTGGTCCACCCCGTGACCAATGAGACCATAATAGCGAAAAATCTGATATCTGAACATGGCCTTCAGATGTTTGTTCTCGAGATGGTTACGAATTTCTCTCACTTTGCTCCACTCGGCCTTGTCCTGGTGATGTTGATGGGTGTCTCTCTGTCACTTCATTCCGGGCTCATGGAAACGGCGCTGGCCCGAATGACGCGGGTCCCTGAATTTCTCATATTGCCTATGATCGTGGTCACAGGGATTATGGGCAACCTAGGCTCTGACGCAGGGATCGTCGTGGTGCCTCCACTTGCCGCTGTGGCTTTCAAAAAGATGGGAAAGAGCCCTTTGGCCGGGATCATTCTTGCCTACGCCTCCTGTACGGCAGGTTTCACAGCCACATTGATTCCCAGAGGTACAGATGTGCTGATGGCCGGCTTTACCAACTCGGCACTCGATGATCCGAACATGCACGTGGGTGCCTCGGCAAACCTGTATTTCATGATCGCCTCTGTTTTTGTTCTTGCGGGAGTAATGACCTGGGTCGCCAAACGATTTACACTTCCAGTCTGTGATGTCGTTACTGAGGATTCAGTTATCGACAATGCTGAGCCAGGGGAAAAAGAAAAAAAGGGAATGAAGTGGGCGATGGTAGCGTTGGCTCTTTATCTGGTGCTTGCCTTCATGACAGTGCTGCCTGAAAATGGGCCTCTTCGCTACGATATTTCCAGGATCCAGACAGTGAACTTCGAGAAAATGCCTGAGAATGGGGAAGTTCAGAAATTGTCCGGTAAAACGGCTTATGTTCTCGATGGGGAAACGAAAAAATTTGCCGTTGTTCAGGGCGACCAGAAACTATTCCTGGCTGATTCAGACCTGAACAATAAAAGAGAGGGTGCAAAGGTTCGCATCTATCTTCCGGAAGGTGAGACGGCCCTGTCCAGTGTTTGCTATATAGAGATCATGCCCCCCGTGATGCGAGGCCCGTTCTTCAAGGGACTCGTGGTAATTCTCTTCTTCTTCTTTGCTGTTCCCGGCGTGGTCTATGGTGTGATAGTCGGTAAGATCAAGAGCCTTTCCGATATTCCATCCATGATGGTTAAGAGTGTAAAAGGTATATCCGGTCTTGTCGTCCTGGTATTGGTCATCTCTCAGTTCGTGGCATTCTTTCAATGGTCCAATCTCGACCAGCTGATAGCGATCTCTGGAGCCAATCTACTCAACAAACTGGCATTTCAGGGCCCCATATTGTTCATTGTCACTATCCTGATAGTCATGGTCATGAATCTTTTCCTCGGGTCCAGTTCAGCAAAATGGGCGATGCTGGCCCCTATCCTTGTTCCCATGTTTCTGTTGCTGAAGACTTCGGTCTCACCGGCGCTCACCCAGCTCATATACAGGATCGGGGACTCTACCACGAACGGTATCTCCCCTCTTTATCCTTATTTCCCGCTTGCTCTCGGCTGGGTAAAGGAATACAGGAAAGACGCCGGTATCGGAACATTGATACGGCTTCTCATGCCCTACGCTATATTCACCGGGATCGCGTGGGTCGCGTTACTGCTCCTCTGGTACTTCCTGGGCATACCTATCGGCCCCGGAGAACCAATCAGGTAA
- a CDS encoding glycosyltransferase family 39 protein, whose translation MKPEVDKGMNIDTATTDKGFPFWPGARVLLTLIVLFALSVTVHTFFALNYEIIPFPDDSGRLSSVALEGGFKSYQPPLYILFLRFIYAVFGSGNMTAVSIVQGILSALVVFPLFVIGRALGGKANGLIAAAISSVYTPFILYNMKTFPDSPGLLMTAVLFAILVTMPASRKKAVWAAITLSIAALIHPILLYLAPGILVTIKKRFTFVVVLILLLLPWAIRNSLVVGKPIPLYRSAGYALNTDKFYYDETGWEIVDDLYDGVTRVFTKGWKGDIVGIDQARQNMRYSAAYSYTAIMLLGMLGLITRTRRKDLIPVISTAGYILMAILLTEFDLRYRLPLELLLIPFASLVLIAWCRGAGEKILILREKPKEELLASMKRIPTILVEYFRSIPDRLKDSPRDD comes from the coding sequence ATGAAACCGGAAGTGGACAAGGGAATGAATATCGACACTGCGACAACCGATAAAGGATTCCCGTTCTGGCCCGGTGCCAGAGTATTGCTGACATTGATCGTTCTTTTCGCGCTGTCTGTGACGGTTCATACCTTCTTTGCTCTCAACTATGAGATCATACCTTTTCCCGACGATTCAGGAAGACTCAGCAGCGTCGCGCTCGAAGGTGGATTTAAAAGTTACCAGCCTCCGCTCTATATACTTTTCCTCAGATTCATTTATGCAGTCTTCGGCAGCGGCAATATGACAGCCGTATCGATCGTCCAGGGGATATTGTCCGCACTGGTTGTCTTTCCCCTCTTCGTCATCGGCCGGGCCCTCGGAGGCAAGGCGAACGGTCTTATCGCAGCAGCAATAAGTTCTGTGTACACTCCTTTCATCCTTTACAATATGAAGACATTCCCCGATTCACCGGGCCTCCTCATGACCGCTGTTCTTTTTGCCATCCTTGTCACAATGCCGGCTTCCAGAAAAAAAGCTGTCTGGGCAGCAATAACCCTGTCCATCGCGGCACTCATTCACCCCATTCTTCTGTACCTGGCACCGGGCATACTCGTCACTATCAAAAAAAGGTTCACATTTGTCGTCGTGTTGATATTACTTCTACTGCCATGGGCGATCCGTAACTCTCTGGTAGTCGGAAAACCCATCCCTCTCTACAGAAGCGCTGGTTACGCCCTTAACACGGATAAATTTTATTATGATGAGACAGGTTGGGAGATCGTCGACGACCTGTACGACGGGGTCACTCGCGTCTTCACAAAGGGCTGGAAGGGAGATATCGTCGGGATCGATCAAGCAAGGCAGAACATGAGGTATTCGGCAGCATATTCATATACAGCGATAATGCTGCTTGGCATGCTCGGTCTGATAACGCGGACGAGGCGAAAAGATCTCATCCCGGTAATATCTACAGCCGGCTATATCCTGATGGCGATCCTGCTCACCGAATTCGACCTGAGATACAGGTTGCCCCTTGAACTCCTGCTGATCCCATTCGCGTCACTGGTCCTCATCGCATGGTGCAGGGGAGCAGGAGAAAAAATCCTGATATTGAGAGAGAAGCCGAAAGAGGAATTGCTCGCATCCATGAAAAGGATCCCGACAATACTTGTCGAATATTTCCGCAGTATACCTGATAGATTGAAGGATTCTCCGCGAGATGACTGA